The Spartinivicinus poritis genome contains a region encoding:
- a CDS encoding aspartate aminotransferase family protein, whose protein sequence is MENNLNAYWMGFTANRQFKQSPRMFSKSKGMFYYTPENLEVMDSIAGLWCVNAGHCRSKIVNAVQQQVAELDYSPAFQMGHPKAFELANRLTNLLPNNLQHVFYTGSGSESVETALKIALAYHRAKGQGQKTILIGRERAYHGVNFGGMSVGGMVANRKMFANLLGNVDHLPHTHDISKNAFSRGLPSHGMEKADALNDLLSLHDPSTVAAVIVEPISGSAGVLLPPKGYLEKLRAICDQHDILLIFDEVITGFGRLGDSFATNYFGVTPDILTTAKGLTNGTVPMGAVMISDGIYQAFMHGPEHMVELFHGYTFSGHPLACAAALASLDVYEEENLFQRQDGIYQYWEDAMHSMMNLPYVIDIRNLGLIGAIELEPVAGSPGKRAFQAFLNAYEAGLLIRTTGDTIAFSPPLIIEKQHIDRLVETVSKVLKHLT, encoded by the coding sequence ATGGAAAATAACCTAAACGCCTACTGGATGGGGTTTACTGCCAATAGACAGTTCAAACAATCTCCTCGGATGTTTTCAAAATCAAAAGGAATGTTTTATTACACTCCAGAAAACTTAGAAGTTATGGATAGTATTGCAGGTTTGTGGTGTGTTAATGCTGGCCACTGTCGTAGCAAAATTGTTAATGCCGTTCAACAGCAGGTAGCTGAACTTGACTATTCACCAGCCTTTCAAATGGGTCACCCAAAAGCTTTCGAACTGGCTAATCGCCTAACGAATTTACTTCCAAACAATTTACAACATGTGTTTTATACAGGATCTGGTTCCGAGTCAGTAGAAACTGCGCTTAAAATAGCATTAGCGTACCATCGAGCCAAAGGACAAGGGCAAAAAACCATATTAATTGGGCGTGAACGAGCTTATCACGGCGTCAATTTTGGAGGAATGTCAGTAGGCGGCATGGTGGCCAACCGAAAAATGTTCGCCAACTTGTTGGGTAATGTTGACCATTTACCTCACACCCATGATATCAGTAAAAATGCTTTTTCCAGAGGTTTACCAAGCCATGGCATGGAAAAAGCCGACGCGCTGAATGACTTACTTAGTTTGCATGATCCATCAACTGTCGCAGCGGTGATTGTTGAGCCTATTTCTGGTTCTGCAGGAGTATTGCTTCCCCCCAAAGGTTATCTGGAAAAATTACGGGCTATTTGTGATCAACACGATATTTTATTGATTTTTGATGAAGTAATTACTGGCTTTGGTCGACTTGGTGATTCATTTGCTACTAACTATTTTGGAGTAACTCCTGATATTCTTACTACAGCCAAAGGATTAACCAATGGCACTGTTCCTATGGGGGCAGTAATGATAAGCGATGGAATTTATCAAGCCTTTATGCATGGCCCTGAGCATATGGTTGAGTTATTTCATGGTTATACTTTTTCAGGACACCCGTTAGCTTGTGCCGCTGCTTTAGCTTCATTAGATGTATATGAAGAGGAAAACCTGTTTCAACGACAGGATGGCATTTATCAATATTGGGAAGATGCCATGCATAGTATGATGAACTTGCCTTATGTTATTGATATTCGCAACTTAGGCTTAATTGGCGCTATTGAGTTAGAACCAGTTGCCGGTTCACCCGGTAAGCGCGCCTTTCAAGCATTTCTTAATGCCTATGAAGCAGGGCTGCTAATTCGTACAACAGGTGATACCATCGCTTTTTCACCGCCTTTGATTATCGAGAAACAACACATTGATAGGCTGGTGGAAACTGTAAGTAAAGTGCTAAAGCACCTGACATAA